GGATACGCCACCAGGTACTCGCCGTTGTAGTACCGCCACAGGTCCTGCAACTCCGCCGTGGTGAGGTTGAGGGAAGGGCCCCGGATCGGATCACTGACCAGGAAGCGCCCCGCGCTGTACCCATACACGGTGCGGAAGTGGGCCACATTGCTTCCGGCGCGCAGGCGCTGCTGCACGACCACGGGAAAGCCGCCTGAGACCAGTTCACGAAGCAGCTCGGGGTCCCCCGCGTACCGGATAACGCTGCGCAGCCCGAAGCGGCCCAGGTAGGCGGCCAGTTCGAGGCTGGTCACCTGGGGGTCGCCCGGAAAGTCCTTCATGGTGCCAGCCGCTTGCGCCTGCGTGATGCGGGTGCCGTAATAGCCGAGAATGGTCAGGGCCGTCACTGGCGCGCAGTTGTCCGGGCCCTGGTACTCGTGGCGGATATTCTTCAGAGTGACGCTGGCGGGCACAGCGGCCGCCACCCCACCCAGGGTCAAGGAAACCAGCGAGCCCACCACAAACGGTCGAATGGCCATGCGTCATCCTGCTGGAACCCTGTAAAGAACCTGTAAAAACGCCGCATCCGTGAACCGAATCTTAAATCCAGGTTTACGGCCAGCGCAGGGGCAGACCTGGCCTGATGCCCAGTCACTGCACGTCCGTCGCCATCAAGGGGTGGTGCGCGGCTCAACCTCTGGCCGGATGGCGTAGAGCGACAGCAGGGCGGATGTCACGTCCCGGAAGATGGGCGCGGCCAGCTGTGACCCCTGATACTCGCGTTTCGCGCCGCGCACCATCACCGCCACGGTGAACAGGGGCCGGTCTGCCGGAACGAAGCCGCCGAAGGTGCTGGAGAACACCTCACTGCTGTACCGCCCGTTCACCGCCACCTGCGCCGTCCCGGTTTTCCCGCCCACGTGGTACCCGGGCAACTCGGCTTTGGTCTTGATGCCGTCATCGATCACGCCGTGCAGCATCTCCCGCAGGCTGGCGGCGGTCGCCTCGCTCAGCACGGTCCGACTGACCACGGGCGCACCCACAATCAGGCGGGGCGCCAGGTACCGCCCACTGTTCGCGATGACGTTGAACGCCGCCACGAGTTGCAGGGTCGTGACCGTGAGGCCCTGACCGAACGACATGGTGGCCTGGGCGAGCGGATCCCAGTCTTCCGGGTCCCGCAGCAGGCCGTCCCCGGCCGGTAGTCCCAGGCGCACGGGCTGCCCGAAGCCGTACGCGGTGAAGTAGCGGTGCAGGACCGTCGGCGGCACCCGCTCCACCAGCCGCGTCATGCCGACGTTGCTGGAGTACCGCAGGATCTGACGCGTCTTTAACCGTCCTGGGTGGGGCACGATGTCGTTGATGGTGGCGCCCGCGTAGCGGCGCCACATCGGCGTGTCGTACGTCGTGTCCGGCGTGGTGCGGCCCTCGTTCAGCAGCGCCGCGACGGTCAGGGCCTTGACCACACTGCCCGGCTCGTACTCGTCCAACATGGCCCGGTTGCGCCAGCGGTCCGGTGCCGCCTTCTGCCAGGTAGTGGGGTCGAAGCCCGGCACCGACGCCACAGCCTTCAGGTTCCCCGTCCGGGTCTCCATCACGATGGCCGACGCAAACTGGGCCTCGGTGCGCACGATGGCGTCCATCAGCACCTGTTCCACGGTCGCCTGCACGCGGGTGTCCAGCGTGAGGGTCAGCCGCTCGCCGCGCTCCAGCCGGTCATTGAAGCCGCGCTCGATGCCTTCCAGACCGCCCGACGCACCCACGAACCCCACCACCTGCGCCGCGAGCGGCCCATGGGGGTACTGGCGCTGTTGCAGGGGACCACTGGCCAGGATCTGGCCGTCGGCGCTCAGGAGCCGCCCCCGAACGGCGGGGGTCGCCCGTGACGGGGCAGGGAGGGGAGGCGTGGTCAGTTTGGCCAGCGCCACCGCGAGGGACGCGAAGGCCATCAGGGCAAGAAACGCGATGATGCTCGCCCGGCGGGCCAGCTGATAATCACTGGCACGGAAAAATGGATGTCGCACAGCGGGGGATATCTTTCTCTCAGGGGCAGATGCGCGCCGCTGAATTCAGGGCGACGAGGGGGGCGTGCTGTTCTGCCTGCCCGGCATGTCCTGTTGCGTCATTC
This DNA window, taken from Deinococcus carri, encodes the following:
- a CDS encoding penicillin-binding protein 2, giving the protein MRHPFFRASDYQLARRASIIAFLALMAFASLAVALAKLTTPPLPAPSRATPAVRGRLLSADGQILASGPLQQRQYPHGPLAAQVVGFVGASGGLEGIERGFNDRLERGERLTLTLDTRVQATVEQVLMDAIVRTEAQFASAIVMETRTGNLKAVASVPGFDPTTWQKAAPDRWRNRAMLDEYEPGSVVKALTVAALLNEGRTTPDTTYDTPMWRRYAGATINDIVPHPGRLKTRQILRYSSNVGMTRLVERVPPTVLHRYFTAYGFGQPVRLGLPAGDGLLRDPEDWDPLAQATMSFGQGLTVTTLQLVAAFNVIANSGRYLAPRLIVGAPVVSRTVLSEATAASLREMLHGVIDDGIKTKAELPGYHVGGKTGTAQVAVNGRYSSEVFSSTFGGFVPADRPLFTVAVMVRGAKREYQGSQLAAPIFRDVTSALLSLYAIRPEVEPRTTP
- a CDS encoding C39 family peptidase, coding for MAIRPFVVGSLVSLTLGGVAAAVPASVTLKNIRHEYQGPDNCAPVTALTILGYYGTRITQAQAAGTMKDFPGDPQVTSLELAAYLGRFGLRSVIRYAGDPELLRELVSGGFPVVVQQRLRAGSNVAHFRTVYGYSAGRFLVSDPIRGPSLNLTTAELQDLWRYYNGEYLVAYPPGKEGQVREALGEDFNVTANWQHAKRHGEQDVKARPNDPYACWGLAKANLRLGNVKVAAEQFDRAVQLGVPTIYYLYRQEAFEAWTQAGDHEQTLELTNLALKAYPQSKELQRFRNLARRALEG